A window of Komagataella phaffii GS115 chromosome 1, complete sequence contains these coding sequences:
- a CDS encoding Protein CSF1: protein MAEFNSVLLDGGANLYWSLLLTWILTVCVTIFSLFYMHRIVAFIITKVLYFTLWKRHKVHVSVHSFKISVLGGRVFFKNLTIINKDFTISILHGTLTWRYWLLNTREPAFMNDTPENAKLPCRFLLQLYGFEIFMYNRTAAYDEILRQLKLDRNQARGQTQNKEQDSEPSLEKLSDSIHSLSSQSDNRADECVPPKWFKVLPVGILFHKCCVVVGNDTVESVLTMTSDNTEGSLDLMRPSCRLDLAQFNINLKNSNVKVHFTPNLAYQKNDSSSTNPDNLLTKRRKLIQALLGLASKLVPKAKSHKLERAMTLDYFVRQWNGLSRYAAFDDELGDTMFSSLNEEYARYSNIVSADSLDVVYFFDIPGRVPVEPDMSTGDSITPNIGNNGPPPLSGLSISSSNALIHYGPWADRQRYSLQQMVFPYLCRDHAPIEKLKPGDIRKYTDFKITFEVEDTLTLRVPFKESSKNASFLQSLKDRFGEDVNLETINTKRPFAWLELKTNKKSNVSISSGSVPLEDGWKNLVNIYLKDIEVRTSINHNVLIKATEHVVFIDMSAPLAWNGYTNWTADLKSKDADFFLLREHVTLMLDLFDDFGSGNPTPYEMFKPFHYYINWTIDNYKLYLNINDSNIINNSVDLNDNTFVCISGASTTCNISIPLETIVRKHNTVSYKIRTDMFHMSLSLPPWHTLSSFCDNKEVGRAVNFELEGEYTYYSVLDINAVDTVIIKCTSEDTTLQTYGWIIRYIMIIKENYFGENIHFKTLDEFHQAKANENMGTGNETNIYSRTSDDLSTINRSKSFSLYSKLFESSSNVPKPEDDDSIDRQTDDSSIDTELSSDTVSDTDSKNNKHSMVLPRTTNETDILFSFCVKNGTIVLPENIYKCNESHVALNFDSLDIDIRFTNYYMDLQANLSPAKGFEVENTSSNEVLFQRTISRVYDDWTPDIQIDGLAVHGHRIFGLPPLEPTYFCKWDFVIGSVLIDSEPRFLDRLVNALHSLAFGYKDVENMLIIDIPVIHDVLCLSLDLKSVDVKIKNSLVLLQLCLKELSLTLNDLANSRYTSRVDLDIPRVTARLFDVENDRKMIAGFETFLVLTNFSSKQNSDEFRRLQAEHVTLHDGPTHRMPFIIPKDLRHGIYKHEEGSIKPSFSLPELPVPLNYSSIDIALSGLPERVQASIQQDVDNISFANSMENNDDTLRLTTDYDENDINMVKRSNNGLGESNIVVKFSKVYAFSSMGGFASLISLFEDVNSFTLENTMDKLTFDIVSNLSDFSQPLAEKLCFKVVLPEIHFKLGEFSIPPDTPIQDILETTQPLENAKLLDVRIVNSSVTFSTEERRPIVNDIADILLAEKELLAAVQVKSIHAKLVNTTTNQDSYDMFSILLSEVNFWANSSETRFGDIGSVDIKDIEVDLRQEELADVLAWAQEADRHIHDLSTKLETLSSLRDEALAYLVYATCQEEAIYKVPHDPSVITKPTHILRTSTSHIRGNISWKIVARTRHVLHHLPKEWRIQTNRDFVNKSWKRVDKNEAHNLVVNAFNNWRSWEFENMDECYFFKYVLPEFDLSTNTNSDDKTFNKIFTVSLGRFLFKLGDDINDSTTAFFKVTQLGFELVRKKEPLTDNSLLPVQLATDFFLDIQCSLKVAHFSSKMTKDLKVVKDAFDNVSFTKYEKVSHKPVAPALPTVFNFDFQATEILSTFTLLKSSLVLSVSQTAGSCYLIHEEASSIIPITFNASIKKASSVVVFDTDAHMLSGSLKDTTLNLSSIGTLAEGLKKVDIYTDLVSFKSLQDQQTWILVLTSLNEEIPIITSWISKGPKSSENSMLATDKNPLPFLPFPLMVVFNSHLISIDLEILSAFKVVTDVEKLELGVECNKDLSFINLEVSRSGLKVLQREFQERGYVELLRGSIDVFSLDSKASINNENQPSLDVSTTVGSSYMIIPTLIKGLKNFAKTYDLVIGNINAISTLIKSLVDSNIDKETSYSNENDLQKGTSVWLLDFAALLSNISIIVKEPDSNIKLILDEINFHCANYDDALPVMKIIPFFGIADLSSIILRMDFKNPINKNFNIVSLGLQLKLLHFEEEDNLQNVQVISTYTRVFLNSFLLLKLVHFYDKLSNAVSELPRKKCIETTKSAQPTIDETITNTLESYSIHVLLHNFCIGWIYGTERFQYPGIILGYEKAFVIFHKAMGKISFLGFYLSLAHGATPSDFYASGNEFESPNCASLPTFKFVYSIAKDGPVRNLHAQLSGELLKIKFEAGTFYTMDHLIDSINSTKELLNQRDRFTNIKSNPEPGCGNNNSVKGISFFSSIKCLSTFDGAQIIISSKSYSHHNNLPLQMDFPAVKILTDYAKRLTTTERPHLVNVHVGISGSDNLFDATSTYVILEVFNEVKRIINKPQSPKTPKMSADVAIGPESHLFTTLEPLFADIEFNFCLSLKPQKLSLSCEPKAKVKMVIALDEVTLYLNSNENLDHCVSSLLQVTNINAYLQHIYSRETSGSLRISELLLDGIYEAPKSGRKMAAIGDISAIDFYINMKQLQDIDLFKDIWFPREAFSSSSPSKEKKNTFASPNISMLNAYRRVSQTVAVQWIFALILRKVTSKVDLGRSLGLVTLTLEDLDILSQRQINWDQMLKICFKSINCSTEGRLGGVLFVDNVKFNSSLFWDVAEMKERLTETPFVSLSLDMEALQIKTSLDYHNFFIAQLALLRLEVFNEKGDELSQSSVVGRTSLGSVDLYLTVLAASNFMDIYSNIQRMRHDIRFAYTEVLNDSKLQAGSASRMSSIEVLNDRRKKHMQEKLIDAMDLLLTKLEVSLNSIVVHIFPVSLLEPEVLMVKFDQIKATFDQSCGDALVNSLDLQLNGVRISLSTVPGGKEEETVLETISISEYIKRTKGAYGGTIFVFPSVTVMMKSWQDPETKVVEYIYECYFSGNVDIKWNLGTINFIKEMWTTHARALSSRLNNIGKLSEIEESADRRNLSVPHTRQPSILETVDIEEKSTWLPLRLLSNTLPKRNLS from the coding sequence ATGGCCGAGTTCAACTCCGTCCTGCTAGATGGAGGTGCTAATTTGTACTGGTCATTATTGCTCACATGGATTTTGACCGTTTGTGTCACCATATTTTCCCTATTCTACATGCACCGAATTGTTGCCTTTATCATAACTAAGGTACTATATTTCACCCTGTGGAAACGCCATAAGGTTCATGTGAGCGTTCATTCTTTTAAGATAAGCGTCTTGGGCGGGAGagtattcttcaagaatcttACAattatcaacaaagatTTCACAATATCAATTCTCCATGGTACGTTGACGTGGAGATACTGGCTACTGAATACACGAGAGCCTGCCTTCATGAACGATACACCGGAAAACGCAAAGCTGCCCTGTAGATTTTTACTTCAACTTTACggatttgaaatattcatgTATAATAGAACCGCAGCGTACGATGAGATACTAAGGCAGTTGAAATTGGATCGAAATCAAGCACGAGGCCAAACAcaaaacaaagaacaagattCAGAACCTAGCTTGGAAAAACTGTCAGATTCCATACATTCACTTTCATCTCAATCCGATAACAGAGCTGATGAATGTGTTCCCCCCAAATGGttcaaagttcttccagTAGGAATACTTTTCCATAAATGCTGTGTTGTAGTTGGTAATGATACTGTTGAATCAGTTTTAACGATGACATCGGATAATACAGAAGGTTCGTTGGACCTAATGAGACCCTCCTGCAGGCTGGACCTGGCTCAATTCAACATCAACCTCAAAAACTCTAACGTCAAAGTGCATTTTACTCCTAACTTGGcttatcaaaaaaatgaCTCTTCCTCAACGAATCCTGACAACTTGCTcaccaaaagaagaaaactgATACAAGCATTACTTGGACTGGCGTCCAAACTAGTTCCAAAGGCAAAATCACATAAGTTAGAGAGAGCCATGACTTTAGACTATTTTGTTCGCCAATGGAATGGGTTGTCGAGATATGCAGCATTCGACGATGAACTTGGTGATACtatgttttcttctttgaatgaagaatACGCCAGATACTCCAATATTGTTTCAGCCGATTCTCTGGATGTGgtttatttttttgatattccTGGCAGAGTCCCGGTAGAACCTGATATGTCAACAGGAGATAGCATAACGCCCAATATTGGGAATAACGGGCCACCCCCTCTCTCTGGACTTAGtatttcatcttcaaatgcGCTAATTCATTATGGTCCATGGGCTGATAGACAGCGGTACTCTCTGCAACAGATGGTGTTCCCATATCTCTGTAGGGATCATGCTCCAATCGAGAAACTGAAGCCTGGAGATATACGCAAATATACTGACTTCAAGATAacctttgaagttgaagatactCTGACGTTGAGAGTTCCTTTTAAGGAGTCCAGTAAGAACGCTTCATTCTTacaatctttgaaggatAGGTTTGGTGAAGATGTAAATCTTGAAACTATAAACACCAAAAGACCATTTGCTTGGTTAGAATTGAAGACAAATAAGAAGTCGAATGTTTCAATCAGTTCAGGCTCTGTTCCCCTGGAAGATGGctggaaaaatttggtcaatatttatttgaaagacatAGAGGTAAGAACCAGTATTAATCATAACGTTCTTATCAAAGCTACAGAACATGTAGTGTTTATTGATATGTCAGCCCCTTTGGCTTGGAATGGGTATACAAACTGGACTGCTGATTTGAAATCGAAAGATGCCgatttttttcttttaagAGAGCACGTTACTTTGATGTTGGACTTGTTTGACGATTTTGGTTCAGGCAACCCTACCCCATACGAAATGTTCAAACCATTTCATTACTACATAAACTGGACCATAGACAACTACAAGCTGTACCTGAACATCAATGACTCCAATATCATTAATAACTCGGTTGATCTAAATGATAACACATTTGTTTGCATAAGCGGTGCTTCGACTACGTGCAACATAAGTATACCTTTGGAGACTATTGTGAGAAAGCACAATACTGTTTCATACAAAATTCGAACAGATATGTTTCATATGTCCTTGTCTCTTCCCCCATGGCACACCCTTTCCTCATTCTGCGACAATAAAGAAGTAGGCAGGGCAGTGAATTTTGAACTAGAAGGCGAGTACACTTATTATTCTGTCTTGGATATTAATGCTGTTGATACTGTTATTATAAAATGTACTTCAGAAGACACCACTCTACAGACATATGGATGGATAATCCGTTACATCATGATTATTAAGGAGAACTATTTCGGGGAAAACATTCACTTCAAAACACTGGACGAATTTCACCAGGCGAAGGCTAATGAAAACATGGGCACGGGCAATGAAACCAACATATATTCACGCACGAGTGATGACCTCTCTACTATAAACAGGTCTAAGAGTTTTTCACTTTACAGCAAATTATTTGAAAGCTCGTCAAATGTTCCCAAGCCCGAAGATGACGATTCTATTGATAGACAGACAGATGATTCATCTATAGATACGGAACTCAGTTCTGATACCGTTTCCGATACAGATTCGAAGAATAATAAGCATTCAATGGTATTACCTAGGACCACCAACGAAACGGATATTCTGTTTTCATTCTGTGTCAAGAATGGAACCATAGTTCTTCCAGAAAATATTTACAAATGCAATGAATCTCATGTTGCCTTAAACTTTGACTCTCTTGACATTGACATTCGATTCACAAATTACTACATGGATTTGCAAGCAAATTTATCTCCTGCTAAAGGATTCGAAGTGGAAAATACTAGCTCTAATGAAGTGCTGTTCCAACGCACAATTTCCAGGGTTTATGATGATTGGACTCCAGATATTCAAATTGATGGACTAGCTGTCCATGGGCACAGAATTTTTGGTTTGCCTCCTTTAGAGCCAACTTATTTTTGCAAATGGGATTTTGTCATCGGCAGTGTGTTAATTGATAGTGAACCCAGATTTTTGGACAGATTAGTCAATGCATTGCATTCCCTGGCATTCGGTTAtaaagatgttgaaaacaTGCTAATAATAGATATACCTGTGATTCATGATGTACtctgtctttctttggatttgaaatcCGTTGatgtcaaaatcaaaaactcACTGgttcttctccaactttgtttAAAAGAACTGAGTTTGACACTGAATGATTTAGCAAATTCAAGATACACATCACGCGTGGATCTAGATATTCCGAGAGTAACAGCTCGCTTGTTTGATGTGGAAAATGATCGGAAAATGATAGCAGGGTTTGAAACATTTTTGGTGCTTACGAACTTTTCAAGTAAACAAAACAGCGACGAATTTCGAAGACTGCAAGCAGAGCACGTTACTTTACACGATGGACCCACTCATAGAATGCCATTCATAATTCCCAAAGATTTGAGACATGGTATTTATAAGCACGAAGAAGGCTCTATCAAGCcctcattttctttaccaGAACTTCCAGTACCATTGAACTATTCTTCAATAGATATAGCTCTTAGCGGACTTCCGGAAAGAGTTCAAGCTTCGATTCAACAAGACGTTGAcaatatttcttttgccAATTCCATGGAAAACAATGATGATACACTAAGACTTACAACTGATTACGATGAGAATGATATTAATATGGTCAAACGATCCAACAACGGACTTGGTGAATCTAATATAGTCGTGAAGTTTTCTAAGGTTTATGCCTTTAGCTCTATGGGTGGATTTGCTTCACTTATTTCACTATTTGAAGACGTCAACTCCTTTACTCTTGAGAATACTATGGATAAGCTGACTTTTGATATTGTCAGTAATTTATCTGATTTTTCGCAGCCGCTTGCTGAAAAGCTCTGCTTCAAAGTCGTCCTCCCAGAAATTCatttcaaacttggagAGTTTAGTATACCACCCGATACACCTATCCAAGATATATTAGAGACCACACAGCCGCTAGAGAATGCTAAGTTACTAGATGTCAGAATCGTGAACTCTTCAGTTACATtttcaactgaagagaGAAGGCCCATAGTAAACGATATTGCGGACATACTATTGGCGGAAAAGGAACTCCTTGCAGCCGTACAAGTCAAAAGCATACATGCTAAACTAGTGAACACCACTACCAACCAAGATTCATATGATATGTTCTCCATTTTACTTTCTGAAGTCAATTTTTGGGCAAACTCTTCTGAAACTCGTTTTGGAGACATTGGATCTGTCGACatcaaagatattgaagtTGACCTAAGGCAAGAAGAATTAGCTGATGTTCTTGCTTGGGCACAAGAAGCCGACAGGCATATTCATGACCTCAGTACGAAATTAGAAACGCTTTCCAGCCTAAGAGATGAAGCACTAGCGTATTTGGTTTATGCAACTTGCCAAGAAGAGGCCATTTATAAAGTACCCCACGACCCCTCCGTTATTACTAAACCAACTCACATTCTCCGGACATCAACAAGTCATATCCGAGGTAACATCAGTTGGAAGATTGTTGCTAGGACCCGTCACGTTCTACATCACCTTCCAAAAGAGTGGAGAATACAAACGAATAGGGACTTTGTGAACAAGAGCTGGAAAAGAGTTGACAAAAATGAGGCTCACAACTTAGTCGTCAATGCATTCAATAATTGGAGAAGTTGGGAGTTTGAGAATATGGATGAATgctattttttcaagtatgTCTTGCCTGAGTTTGACTTGAGTACAAACACCAACAGCGATGACAAAACTTTTAACAAAATCTTTACAGTCTCTCTTGGCAGATTTTTATTCAAACTGGGAGATGACATTAACGATTCAACCACagcttttttcaaagtcacCCAACTTGGCTTCGAGTTGGTGCGTAAAAAGGAGCCACTGACAGATAATTCTTTACTCCCCGTTCAGTTAGCAACAGATTTCTTCCTGGACATCCAATGCTCGCTGAAAGTGGCACATTTTAGTTCTAAGATGACAAAGGATTTGAAGGTCGTAAAAGATGCATTTGACAATGTTTCTTTTACCAAGTACGAAAAAGTTTCGCACAAGCCCGTTGCTCCGGCTTTACCAACAGTTTTtaattttgattttcaagCTACTGAGATTTTGAGTACTTTCACTCTGCTGAAGTCTTCCTTAGTGCTATCTGTTTCACAGACTGCAGGCTCTTGTTATTTGATACACGAAGAGGCATCTTCCATTATTCCAATCACATTTAATGCCTCCATCAAGAAAGCAAGCTCAGTAGTCGTTTTTGACACTGATGCTCACATGCTATCTGGTTCTCTCAAAGATACCACTCTCAATCTATCCAGTATAGGAACACTAGCTGAGGGTTTGAAAAAGGTTGACATTTATACAGATCTGGTATCATTTAAATCTTTGCAGGACCAACAAACATGGATCCTGGTTTTAACTTCACTCAATGAGGAAATACCTATAATTACAAGTTGGATATCTAAGGGACCAAAAAGTTCTGAGAACAGTATGCTTGCAACTGATAAGAACCCACTACCATTTTTACCCTTCCCTTTGATGGTAGTTTTCAACTCCCATCTAATAAGCATAGACTTGGAAATTCTTTCCgctttcaaagttgttactgatgttgaaaagcttgaatTGGGTGTGGAATGTAATAAGGACTTATCTTTTATCAATTTGGAAGTTTCTCGTTCCGGATTGAAAGTTCTACAACGtgaatttcaagaaagaggatACGTGGAGCTCCTTCGGGGTTCAATTGATGTTTTCTCACTTGATTCCAAGGCTTCGATAAATAATGAAAACCAACCATCACTTGACGTTAGTACTACTGTTGGCTCGTCCTACATGATTATTCCAACTTTAATTAAAGGGCTCAAGAACTTTGCCAAAACCTATGATCTAGTTATAGGGAACATAAATGCAATCTCAACTCTAATAAAATCACTAGTTGACAGCAATATTGACAAAGAGACATCATACTcgaatgaaaatgatttgCAAAAGGGTACCTCCGTTTGGTTGCTTGATTTTGCTGCTTTACTCTCCAATATAAGTATCATCGTCAAAGAGCCGGACTCCAATATCAAATTAATTTTAGACGAAATAAACTTTCATTGTGCCAACTATGACGATGCTTTACCCGTGATGAAGATAATTCCATTCTTCGGAATCGCTGACCTGTCATCAATCATTCTTCGAATGGATTTTAAGAATCCTATCAATAAGAACTTCAACATTGTTAGTCTGGGCTTGCAATTAAAATTACtccattttgaagaagaagacaacTTACAAAATGTTCAGGTCATAAGCACGTATACTCGAGTCTTTTTGAATTCGTTTTTGCTTTTAAAACTGGTGCATTTCTATGACAAGTTATCTAATGCAGTCTCGGAGCTTCCACGCAAGAAATGTATCGAAACTACCAAAAGTGCTCAACCTACAATTGATGAGACAATAACGAACACTTTGGAGTCTTACTCAATCCATGTTCTGTTACACAACTTTTGCATAGGATGGATATATGGAACAGAGAGGTTCCAGTATCCAGGTATCATACTGGGGTACGAGAAAGCCTTTGTGATATTTCATAAGGCCATGGGAAAAATCAGCTTCTTGGGTTTCTATTTGTCTCTTGCCCATGGTGCTACCCCTTCTGATTTTTATGCCTCTGGAAATGAATTTGAGTCGCCGAATTGTGCCTCTTTACCTACGTTCAAGTTTGTGTATAGCATAGCTAAGGATGGACCCGTTCGCAATTTGCATGCTCAATTATCTGGTGAACTGCTGaagatcaagtttgaagcGGGGACTTTCTATACGATGGACCATTTGATTGATTCCATTAACTCTACAAAAGAGCTCTTGAATCAGCGAGACAGATTTACCAACATCAAAAGTAACCCCGAACCAGGCTGCGGAAACAATAATTCAGTAAAAGGTATctcatttttttcctctaTCAAATGTCTTTCGACATTTGACGGTGCACAGATCATAATCTCCTCAAAGAGCTATTCACACCACAACAATTTGCCCCTTCAAATGGATTTTCCAGCTGTCAAGATTCTTACAGATTATGCTAAGCGCCTGACTACTACTGAAAGACCTCACTTGGTGAATGTTCATGTGGGGATCTCAGGATCAGACAATTTGTTTGACGCTACGTCAACATATGTCATattggaagttttcaatgaagtAAAAAGAATTATTAACAAACCCCAATCACCAAAAACTCCGAAAATGTCGGCAGATGTTGCCATAGGACCTGAGTCACATCTGTTTACCACTCTTGAGCCTTTATTTGCGGATATTGAGTTTAACTTTTGTCTTAGTTTAAAACCTCAGAAACTTTCTCTCTCATGTGAACCTAAGGCAAAAGTTAAGATGGTGATTGCTCTGGACGAAGTGACGTTGTACTTGAACTCTAATGAGAATTTGGATCATTGTGTGAGTAGTTTGCTGCAAGTCACCAACATCAATGCGTATTTGCAGCATATTTATTCAAGAGAAACCAGTGGTTCTCTGCGAATTTCGGAGCTTTTATTAGACGGTATCTATGAAGCGCCGAAGAGTGGTAGAAAGATGGCCGCAATTGGGGACATTTCAGCAATTGACTTTTATATCAATATGAAACAGTTGCAAGATATTGACttgttcaaagatattTGGTTCCCCCGAGAAGCTTTCTCTAGCTCAAGCCCgtcaaaagagaagaaaaacaCTTTTGCTAGCCCGAATATAAGCATGCTGAATGCTTATAGACGAGTATCCCAGACAGTTGCAGTACAATGGATTTTTGCCCTCATTCTCCGTAAAGTGACATCCAAGGTTGATCTGGGTAGGTCATTAGGGCTGGTTACTTTaactttggaagacttGGATATATTGTCTCAAAGGCAAATCAATTGGGAtcaaatgttgaagatttgtTTCAAGAGTATCAATTGTAGCACCGAAGGAAGATTAGGGGGTGTTCTATTCGTCGATAATGTCAAATTCAACTCCAGTTTATTCTGGGACGTAGCCGAAATGAAAGAAAGGCTTACCGAGACGCCATTTGTATCCCTTTCATTAGACATGGAAGCTCTTCAGATCAAAACATCACTGGATTATCATAACTTTTTCATTGCTCAGTTGGCTTTACTTCGTTTAGAGGTATTCAATGAGAAGGGAGATGAATTGTCGCAGAGTTCAGTTGTTGGGAGAACTAGTCTTGGATCAGTGGATCTGTACCTGACTGTTTTGGCTGCCTCTAATTTTATGGATATTTACAGTAATATCCAAAGAATGAGACACGATATCCGGTTTGCTTACACTGAGGTCCTTAACGATTCAAAGCTACAGGCCGGTAGTGCTTCACGTATGTCTTCAATTGAGGTGTTAAACGacagaagaaagaagcataTGCAggaaaagttgattgaTGCTATGGACTTGCTACTGACTAAGCTAGAAGTGTCTTTGAATAGTATTGTGGTTCATATCTTTCCAGTCAGTTTACTGGAACCTGAGGTTCTCATGGTCAAGTTCGACCAAATCAAGGCAACCTTCGACCAATCTTGCGGTGATGCATTGGTGAATAGCTTGGATCTTCAGTTGAACGGTGTGAGAATTTCCTTATCCACTGTACCTGGAggaaaggaagaggaaactgTGCTAGAAACCATCTCTATCAGTGAATATATTAAGAGAACCAAAGGA